Genomic window (Myxococcales bacterium):
AAAACTATGCGCTTGTCATCCCCGAGTGACGAGAAGGTTGTCATCCCCGACTGGTTCTATCGGGGATCTCGCAACAGCCGTGAAGTGGGAAAAACAGAAGCTAGAAGCCAGAAAAACCTCGCCTGTAGAAATCTCGCTTCTCACTTCTAGATTCTAGCTTCTTGATGTTTTAGTCGATGGTCAATTGGTCATGGTCGAAGTTATTGTTGCAGCTAGTTTTTCATAGGTTTCTTATATGATTCCCTTGAGGATCTTCTCTACGGTTTCGTATCTCCCCAATGGGGGGAATATGTAAGCCCCGGATATTTTTCCGGAGCCCTTGGCGGCGGAAACTATATCCCGCGCAATTTCCAGGCCGTACTTTTTTTGTGCGTCGCCGGATTTGGCAGAGACCATTTTGTCGAGAATATGCTTTGGAATCTGCATTCCGGGAACTTCGTTGTGCAAAAATTCTGCATTTCGCAGAGAAACCAGCGGCAGCACCCCTACAAAAAATGGTATGTGCGACAGGTCCTTTATTTTTTCGAGGAATCTGGCGAGCATCTTCTGATCATATACAGGTTGTGAAAACGCGAACTCAGCGCCTGAAGCTATCTTACTGCGAAACCTTTCGACTTCAGTGTCGATGTCGATTGCGCCGGGGTTGACGCCGCAACCGATCAGGAACTTTGTTGCCTGTTTTATCGGTCTGCCAGCAAAATCCAAGCCGAGGTTTAGGTTGGATATGAACCGTATCAATCCGATGGAATCAACATCGAAAACAGCCGATGCTTCAGGATAGTGTCCCATCTTCGGCGGGTCACCGGTTATCACTAGGACGTTATGAAGGCCCAGTGCGGATGCCCCGATGAGGTCCATCTGCATGCCAAGAATATTTCTGTCGCGGCAGCAGTAATGAACTATCGTCTCTATACCTACTTTGCCTTTTATAAGTGACGCAAGAGCTATCGGGCTCATGCGCGCCATGGCCCGCGGTCCGTCGGCTATATTTATCGCGTCCACCCCCAGTTGCTTCAGAGATTTGGCAGCATCGATGGAGGATGAAGGATCGGTACCGAGGGGAGGATCGACTTCGACTGATATTGCGAATTTTTTACCAATTACTGCGCCGAAAAGGCTTTTTTGTTCGGGCGGAATCGGACTGACTGGCTTTGAAATTGACTCGACTATGCTCTTGGTATTTGAGCGCTGCCCCGGTCTCATGGTTTTAAGATATTTTTTTGCCTCTTTGATGTGTTCCGGTGTAGTGCCGCAGCATCCTCCGATGAGGGCGACTCCGAGCATGGCATATCTTCTTGCGTATTCTGCAAAATATTCCGGGCTTGCAAGGTACATCAGGCGTCCGTTGACCATCTGTGGCAGACCGGCGTTTGGCATTGCTGAAAGAGGAGTTTTAGTAGCAATCGACATCCTTTTTATAGCTTCGAATACACCCTGAGGACCGTCACAGCAGTTTACTCCTATTACGTCCGCACCCCAATTTTCCATCTGTGCTGCGGCATATTCCGGCAGAAGCCCTTCAAATTCCCCCTCGCCGAGGTGTTTTAGGGAGACTTGGGTTATTACGGGTTTATTCGATACCTCTCTGGCGGCTTCGTATGCTATGTGAAGCTCATCGAGATGGATGAATGTTTCAAGGAGTATTACGTCTGATCCGGCATCGGAGAGGGCCTCGATTTGTTCCGTAAAAAAACTTTTCATTTCTGAATCGGTCATTCCACCGGAATTTTTGCGAGTCCATGATATCGGACCTATCGATCCTGCGACGAAGGCGCGTTCCCCAGCCGACTCTCTAGCGATTTTTACGCCGGCCCTGTTTATCTCAGCCACCTTTCCATCGAGACCATGCGCTGCGAGCGCAGGCCTGCTGCCGGTGAATGTGTTGGTTTCTATGAGAAGAGCCCCGGCGGATATATAGCTGTCATGAATTTCTTTTATAAGGGAGGGGTTGGAGATGTTGAGTTCATCGAAACACCTGTTTATGAATATCCCGCGTTTGTATATCTCGGTTCCAAGCGCGCCGTCGGCAAGGATTCCTTCTTCGCGGAGCCTTTTCATGAAGTCATTCATCAGAAGACGTTTCCCTCCGGATTTCGCATGCACATGTTGTTTCTTCGCTCTTCCCCTATGGATGAGACCTTGGCTCTTCCGTAATCATGTCCTGGGTACACCTTTGTAGCGGCGGGGAGATTGGCAAGGCGCTTGAGGGACTCTGTCATGTCGGATGGACTGCCGCCTGGCAGATCGACTCTTCCGCACGCATCCACAAAGAGGGTGTCACCTGTGATTACGCTATCATATGCCAAAAAGCATTGTGATCCCTGCGTGTGACCAGGGGTGTGAATGCATTCAATTTCCAATTTTCCTATTTTGATTATGGTGCCTTCTTCCGTGTACTCCAGCGCGACTCCCTTCAGATCTTCGACGGGTTCCAAGCGATGCACAAAAACCTTCGACCCTGTTATCGCCGACAGTTCTGCCGCTGCGTTGGCATGGTCGAAGTGAGCGTGTGTAAGCAGAATCTTTTGGATCTTCCATCCTATCCCAGCAGCCGACCTCTTGATGGCGTGAGCATCCCACGCCGGATCGACCGCTGCGCAAAACCCGCTTTCAGCGTCGCCGATTAAATACGCGAAATTCATCATCGGGCCGATCGGTATCTGAATTATGGAAGAGGTAGGCATCTCTTTTCTCCGGATTTAGGATGCTGAAAGAGAACTGCTGCAATAATTAAAACAGGTCAAGAAAGAAGTTCTTCAAAGGCCGACGAAGCTACGCCTCTGGAGATTTGATTGGACGTGAAAAAATTGAGGTCGTCATCGCCATAGCGCCATGAAAACCATCCGTTTCCGGCGTCGAAGTCTACAAGCCATATTCCCCTGGGTCCGCATCCAAGCCTGGATATCTTGGATGCCCAGGTTCTGATTATGCTCTCGAGCTGTTTCGTGAGCCTGTGATAGAGCGCCTCTTCCTTTGGTACCCAGCGAAGTTGTTCCTGAATTTCGGAGGATGATCTGACGGCCTGGTCGGTTATTCTTCTGACGACTGGAAGGAGTGACCTGGCGTCATCTTCAGAGAATGTACGCCTCGAATTGATATGAAAGACATTGCTCATCAGCTTCTATTTAGTATGAACTCTGGAATTGTCAATCTCACAAACAATCTTGACTAAACATTTTTAGATGCTAGCTTCGTCCCGGTTAAGTGTTTCCGCCTTCAACGATCCGTTCGCTGAAGGCGGTATTATTTTTTAGGAGCTCCTATGCACAGAAGAATACCGATGACCCCTGAGGGACAAAAAATTCTGCAGGACAAGCTCAAGTATCTAAAACAAGTTGAGCGACCCAGGAATGTGAAGGAGATAGAGGAAGCTAGGGAAAAGGGCGATCTTTCCGAAAATGCGGAGTACGAAGCCGCAAAGGAAAAACAGCAGCAGATATCTTTACAGATTCAGGAGACCGAGCACAAGCTTTCGCTCGCTCAGGTCATAGACCCCAAAAGCATCGACTCTGATAAAATATCCTTCGGCGCTACTGTTACCCTTGAAGATATAGATAACGACGAGCACGTCACTTATTTCATAGTCGGTTCCGACGAGTCCGATATAGGCAGGGGAAAGATATCCATAGAATCACCGATCGCCAGGGCGATGATAGGCAAATCCGAGGGGGACGAGGTCCTGGTCAAAACTCCAAATGGTCCGCGCAACTTTGAAATCGTATCTATCGAATATAGGTAGATCGGGGCAGATCGCATCCATTTTCGCCCTTCTGAGAGCACATCGAGAGCCATCTTTCATCATATTTCTATTTTGAATAAGAGGTAGAACTATTTGTATTCGCGTATATTTTTACGTAATTTCGATATGCGATATGCGCGGCACCTCGGCTAGTTCATTCCGAACAGCCTTACCAGCCACAGGGAGAGATCAGGAATGTAGGTTATTATCAGCAAGGCAACAAGAAGGACGCCTAGAAACGGAATTGATGCTTTGTAAACCTCGGGTATCGGCTTTTTAAATCGGAAGCTGGAGATGAAGAGGT
Coding sequences:
- a CDS encoding bifunctional homocysteine S-methyltransferase/methylenetetrahydrofolate reductase, which produces MNDFMKRLREEGILADGALGTEIYKRGIFINRCFDELNISNPSLIKEIHDSYISAGALLIETNTFTGSRPALAAHGLDGKVAEINRAGVKIARESAGERAFVAGSIGPISWTRKNSGGMTDSEMKSFFTEQIEALSDAGSDVILLETFIHLDELHIAYEAAREVSNKPVITQVSLKHLGEGEFEGLLPEYAAAQMENWGADVIGVNCCDGPQGVFEAIKRMSIATKTPLSAMPNAGLPQMVNGRLMYLASPEYFAEYARRYAMLGVALIGGCCGTTPEHIKEAKKYLKTMRPGQRSNTKSIVESISKPVSPIPPEQKSLFGAVIGKKFAISVEVDPPLGTDPSSSIDAAKSLKQLGVDAINIADGPRAMARMSPIALASLIKGKVGIETIVHYCCRDRNILGMQMDLIGASALGLHNVLVITGDPPKMGHYPEASAVFDVDSIGLIRFISNLNLGLDFAGRPIKQATKFLIGCGVNPGAIDIDTEVERFRSKIASGAEFAFSQPVYDQKMLARFLEKIKDLSHIPFFVGVLPLVSLRNAEFLHNEVPGMQIPKHILDKMVSAKSGDAQKKYGLEIARDIVSAAKGSGKISGAYIFPPLGRYETVEKILKGII
- a CDS encoding MBL fold metallo-hydrolase, encoding MPTSSIIQIPIGPMMNFAYLIGDAESGFCAAVDPAWDAHAIKRSAAGIGWKIQKILLTHAHFDHANAAAELSAITGSKVFVHRLEPVEDLKGVALEYTEEGTIIKIGKLEIECIHTPGHTQGSQCFLAYDSVITGDTLFVDACGRVDLPGGSPSDMTESLKRLANLPAATKVYPGHDYGRAKVSSIGEERRNNMCMRNPEGNVF
- a CDS encoding DUF2203 family protein, translating into MSNVFHINSRRTFSEDDARSLLPVVRRITDQAVRSSSEIQEQLRWVPKEEALYHRLTKQLESIIRTWASKISRLGCGPRGIWLVDFDAGNGWFSWRYGDDDLNFFTSNQISRGVASSAFEELLS
- the greA gene encoding transcription elongation factor GreA, which encodes MHRRIPMTPEGQKILQDKLKYLKQVERPRNVKEIEEAREKGDLSENAEYEAAKEKQQQISLQIQETEHKLSLAQVIDPKSIDSDKISFGATVTLEDIDNDEHVTYFIVGSDESDIGRGKISIESPIARAMIGKSEGDEVLVKTPNGPRNFEIVSIEYR